The following coding sequences are from one Formosa haliotis window:
- a CDS encoding DUF2059 domain-containing protein, with protein MKSILFLCVGLLFSASVWSQSSAYSTAATQCLESNGTLAYYETIFDACFKQMQNQYAKYNIPSETWTELKTVKPSEMDKVNNKLVEAYSDFFTMEDVQNMNALYGSKTGQTMLNNPNALTKKDKKQIDNFYKTATGKKIVSSQAGMKEKMQVISDFWCGDMYKTVNGKLEAKGYSIR; from the coding sequence ATGAAATCTATTCTATTTTTATGTGTAGGCCTACTTTTTAGTGCCTCAGTGTGGTCTCAATCGTCTGCCTATTCTACCGCAGCCACCCAATGTCTTGAAAGTAATGGTACATTAGCGTATTACGAAACCATCTTCGATGCTTGTTTTAAACAAATGCAAAATCAATATGCTAAATATAACATCCCATCTGAAACTTGGACAGAATTAAAAACGGTAAAACCAAGCGAGATGGATAAAGTTAACAATAAACTAGTCGAGGCCTATTCCGATTTTTTTACCATGGAAGATGTTCAAAATATGAACGCATTATATGGGTCTAAAACAGGTCAGACTATGCTTAACAATCCGAATGCCTTAACAAAGAAGGATAAAAAACAAATCGATAACTTTTATAAAACGGCAACTGGGAAAAAGATTGTTAGTTCTCAAGCCGGTATGAAAGAAAAAATGCAAGTTATTTCCGATTTCTGGTGCGGCGATATGTACAAAACCGTTAACGGAAAACTAGAAGCTAAAGGCTATTCTATCCGTTAG
- the rimO gene encoding 30S ribosomal protein S12 methylthiotransferase RimO, whose product MRTKSLKKNKINVVTLGCSKNVYDSEVLMGQLKASGKDVVHEEEGNIVVINTCGFINNAKEESVNTILDFMQKKEDGEVDKVFVTGCLSERYKPDLQKEIPNVDEYFGTTELPGLLKALGADYKHELIGERLTTTPKNYAYLKIAEGCDRPCSFCAIPIMRGKHKSTPIEEIVVEAEKLAAKGVKELILIAQDLTYYGLDIYKKRNLAELLEALVKVDGIEWIRLHYAFPTGFPMDVLDVMNREPKVCNYLDIPLQHISDSILKSMRRGTTQEKTTKLLQEFRKAVPEMTIRTTLIVGYPGETEEDFQTLKQWVQDMRFERLGCFTYSHEENTHAYNLEDDVPEDVKQERANEIMEIQSQISWEMNQEKIGKEFKVVIDRKEGNYFVGRTEFDSPDVDNEVLIDATVNYLKTGEFAHVVITDAADFDLYADVVK is encoded by the coding sequence ATGAGAACAAAATCACTTAAAAAGAATAAAATCAACGTAGTAACTCTAGGGTGTAGTAAGAATGTTTACGACAGCGAAGTGTTAATGGGACAGCTAAAAGCTAGCGGAAAAGACGTTGTACATGAAGAAGAAGGTAATATCGTTGTAATTAATACATGCGGATTTATCAATAATGCCAAGGAAGAAAGTGTGAATACCATTTTAGATTTCATGCAAAAGAAGGAAGATGGCGAGGTCGATAAAGTGTTTGTTACCGGATGTTTATCTGAGCGTTATAAGCCAGACCTTCAGAAAGAAATTCCTAATGTCGATGAATATTTCGGTACTACAGAATTACCAGGTTTATTAAAGGCGCTAGGAGCAGATTATAAGCACGAATTAATTGGGGAGCGTTTAACAACAACACCTAAAAATTACGCTTATTTAAAAATTGCAGAAGGTTGCGACAGACCGTGTAGTTTTTGTGCCATTCCAATTATGCGTGGAAAACATAAGTCAACTCCAATTGAAGAAATTGTTGTAGAAGCTGAAAAATTAGCTGCAAAGGGTGTTAAAGAATTAATACTTATTGCTCAAGATTTAACCTATTATGGTTTAGATATTTATAAAAAGCGAAATCTTGCCGAATTACTAGAAGCTTTAGTAAAAGTAGACGGTATAGAGTGGATTCGTTTACATTATGCATTCCCTACCGGTTTCCCAATGGATGTGCTAGATGTTATGAATCGTGAGCCTAAAGTTTGTAACTATTTAGATATTCCATTACAACATATTTCCGATAGTATCCTTAAAAGTATGCGTCGCGGAACCACTCAAGAAAAAACCACGAAGTTACTTCAGGAATTCAGAAAAGCGGTGCCAGAAATGACAATTCGTACCACACTTATTGTAGGATATCCAGGAGAAACAGAGGAGGATTTCCAAACCTTAAAACAGTGGGTTCAAGATATGCGTTTCGAGCGTTTAGGTTGTTTTACCTATTCTCACGAAGAAAATACACATGCTTACAATTTGGAAGATGATGTTCCTGAAGACGTGAAGCAAGAACGTGCCAACGAAATTATGGAAATTCAATCGCAAATTTCTTGGGAAATGAATCAAGAAAAAATAGGTAAAGAATTTAAAGTCGTTATCGATAGAAAAGAAGGGAACTATTTTGTTGGTCGTACAGAATTTGATTCGCCAGATGTAGATAACGAAGTGTTAATAGATGCAACAGTAAATTATTTGAAAACGGGTGAGTTTGCACACGTTGTTATTACAGATGCTGCCGATTTTGATTTGTATGCAGATGTTGTAAAATAG
- a CDS encoding pyridoxal phosphate-dependent decarboxylase family protein, producing MHKVDFDLVEMTMDVMKYAIERISTTERKIGKPKKAEELKALVGETITEKGIGGEVAFNLWKKHLMKANVPVDHPRNLAFVPAAPTRAAVMFDLVTSASSIHGAYWMEGAGGIFCENEAMKWIVSLTGMPEGAFGVFTSGGTAANLSAIVTAREYWRSLDEAHHNEKGLIITSIGAHSSIKAMAKVADLDVLLVDTEDRLEGPALQNTIDSLSPSQRERLFAVVATGGTTNAGIIDDLEAISAICKAQNLWLHVDAAYGGGALVADSVRHLFKGIENADSITIDPHKWMFSPYDCGAVLYKNPELAKNAHSQQGSYLDIFKDEGAHGFNPTDYQIQLTRRVRGLPLWFSLAMHGTDRYKEAVERGIELAQIAGRLISEHPNVELVRDPSLSCVLYRRIGWTPEDYTHWTYENHKKGFALVAPTKWKTGDTYETVSRFCFINPDTTEQDIVEILKTME from the coding sequence ATGCATAAAGTAGATTTTGATTTGGTCGAGATGACCATGGATGTCATGAAATATGCCATAGAACGAATTTCTACCACCGAACGTAAAATAGGAAAACCTAAAAAAGCAGAAGAGTTAAAAGCTTTGGTAGGAGAAACCATTACTGAAAAAGGAATTGGTGGAGAAGTAGCATTCAATTTATGGAAAAAACATTTAATGAAAGCCAATGTTCCGGTAGATCATCCTAGAAATCTTGCTTTTGTTCCGGCGGCACCCACACGTGCAGCTGTGATGTTCGATTTAGTAACATCGGCGTCAAGTATACACGGTGCCTATTGGATGGAAGGAGCAGGTGGAATTTTTTGCGAAAATGAAGCCATGAAATGGATAGTATCTTTAACCGGTATGCCAGAAGGTGCTTTTGGAGTATTTACAAGTGGAGGTACTGCTGCTAATCTTTCGGCCATAGTAACGGCTCGTGAATATTGGAGAAGTTTAGACGAAGCCCACCACAACGAAAAAGGATTAATAATTACATCTATAGGCGCACATTCGTCTATAAAGGCCATGGCTAAAGTAGCCGATTTAGATGTCTTATTAGTAGATACCGAAGACCGTTTAGAAGGTCCGGCTCTACAAAATACAATAGACAGTTTATCGCCGAGTCAACGCGAACGATTGTTTGCAGTAGTAGCCACAGGCGGTACAACAAATGCGGGGATTATAGACGATTTAGAGGCTATTTCTGCAATTTGTAAAGCACAAAATTTATGGTTACATGTAGATGCTGCTTATGGAGGTGGTGCTCTAGTTGCCGATTCTGTAAGGCACTTGTTTAAAGGTATAGAAAATGCCGATAGTATTACTATAGATCCTCATAAATGGATGTTTTCTCCTTACGATTGCGGAGCTGTCTTATACAAGAACCCAGAATTAGCTAAAAATGCACACTCCCAACAAGGATCATATTTAGATATTTTTAAAGATGAAGGAGCACATGGATTTAATCCAACCGATTATCAAATACAATTAACCCGCCGGGTAAGAGGTTTACCTCTGTGGTTTTCTTTAGCAATGCACGGTACAGATCGCTATAAGGAAGCTGTAGAACGCGGTATAGAATTGGCCCAAATTGCAGGCCGATTAATAAGCGAGCACCCTAATGTAGAGTTGGTTCGCGATCCAAGTTTATCTTGTGTATTATACAGAAGAATAGGGTGGACTCCAGAAGATTATACGCATTGGACGTATGAAAATCATAAAAAAGGCTTTGCCTTAGTCGCTCCTACAAAATGGAAAACGGGAGATACGTATGAGACGGTTTCGCGGTTCTGTTTTATTAATCCAGATACTACAGAGCAAGATATTGTAGAAATATTAAAAACAATGGAATAA
- the guaA gene encoding glutamine-hydrolyzing GMP synthase — translation MQHDKVLILDFGSQYTQLIARRVRELNIYSEIHPFNKIPTDIESYKAVILSGSPNSVRGEDALHPELGAIRTKKPMLAVCYGAQYLAHFSGGEVAPSSTREYGRANLSFIKENEVFFENISEGSQVWMSHSDTIKSLPTNGVLIASTSDVTNAAYKIEGEETYAIQFHPEVYHSTDGKQLLENFLVKIAGLKQDWTPDSFVEETVEAIQAKVGNDKVVLGLSGGVDSTVAAVLLNKAIGKNLYCIFVNNGLLRKNEFESVLAQYEGMGLNVKGVDASKRFLDALAGIEDPELKRKAIGNAFIEVFDDEAHKLTDVKWLAQGTIYPDVIESVSATGGPSATIKSHHNVGGLPDFMKLKIVEPLRAIFKDEVRRVGATLGIDPELLGRHPFPGPGLGIRILGDITAEKVRILQEVDAIFINGLKSWGLYDKVWQAGAMLLPVNSVGVMGDERTYEKCVALRAVESTDGMTADWVNLPYEFLQKTSNDIINKVKGVNRVVYDISSKPPATIEWE, via the coding sequence ATGCAACACGACAAGGTATTAATTTTAGACTTCGGATCGCAATACACACAGCTTATTGCTCGTAGAGTTAGGGAACTCAACATTTACTCCGAAATACACCCATTCAACAAAATTCCAACAGACATAGAAAGCTATAAGGCTGTAATCCTTTCTGGTAGTCCAAATTCCGTACGCGGAGAAGACGCTTTACACCCAGAATTGGGTGCTATTCGTACTAAAAAGCCAATGTTGGCGGTATGTTATGGCGCACAGTATTTAGCACATTTCTCTGGAGGAGAAGTCGCGCCATCAAGCACACGAGAATATGGCCGTGCCAATCTTTCCTTTATTAAAGAAAACGAAGTGTTTTTTGAAAATATTTCTGAAGGAAGTCAGGTGTGGATGAGTCATAGCGATACGATTAAATCGTTACCAACCAATGGTGTATTAATCGCAAGTACTTCCGATGTTACAAATGCTGCCTATAAAATAGAAGGAGAAGAAACCTATGCTATTCAGTTTCACCCAGAAGTATATCACTCTACCGATGGGAAGCAATTATTAGAAAACTTTTTAGTGAAAATAGCTGGTCTTAAACAAGACTGGACGCCAGATTCTTTTGTTGAAGAAACTGTAGAAGCTATTCAGGCTAAAGTTGGAAACGATAAAGTGGTACTCGGTTTATCTGGAGGTGTAGATTCTACTGTTGCCGCTGTACTATTAAATAAAGCTATAGGTAAAAATCTATATTGTATTTTTGTAAATAACGGGTTATTGCGTAAAAACGAATTCGAAAGTGTATTAGCGCAATACGAAGGTATGGGACTTAATGTTAAAGGTGTAGATGCCTCAAAACGATTTCTAGATGCTTTGGCTGGCATTGAAGATCCAGAGTTAAAACGTAAAGCTATCGGGAATGCTTTTATTGAAGTGTTCGATGATGAAGCGCATAAGTTAACCGATGTAAAATGGTTAGCACAAGGTACTATTTATCCAGATGTTATAGAAAGTGTTTCTGCAACCGGAGGCCCTTCTGCAACTATTAAAAGTCACCATAATGTCGGCGGATTACCAGATTTTATGAAACTTAAAATTGTAGAACCGCTTCGTGCTATCTTTAAAGATGAGGTTCGACGTGTTGGTGCTACTTTAGGTATCGATCCAGAATTATTAGGTCGTCACCCATTTCCAGGGCCAGGACTTGGAATTCGAATTTTAGGCGATATTACAGCAGAAAAAGTACGTATCTTACAAGAGGTAGATGCTATTTTTATTAACGGATTAAAATCTTGGGGTTTATACGATAAAGTATGGCAAGCAGGAGCTATGTTGCTACCAGTAAATAGTGTTGGTGTAATGGGAGATGAGCGTACTTACGAAAAATGTGTGGCGCTTCGTGCTGTAGAAAGTACCGATGGTATGACGGCAGATTGGGTAAATTTACCATACGAATTCCTTCAAAAAACATCTAACGATATAATAAATAAAGTAAAAGGCGTTAATAGAGTAGTGTACGACATTAGTTCTAAGCCACCTGCTACGATTGAGTGGGAATAG
- a CDS encoding PBP1 and LysM peptidoglycan-binding domain-containing protein — protein MKKFLVVFVMLLMVSSHVFAQNYKTHKVKQNEKIEDIAKTYMVTVYDLYALNPDAKNGLKPNMVLIIPKTEVQAELSTVKELTGYKQHRVKRKETLYSISKDYKVTENEIKKANTFLYSEPLRKGTKIRIPIYDTKQVLEEVATVVDMTKPYVVLPKEGKWRVAYKFGLTVEDLEALNPDMAEVLKVGDTIKVPNIPESKEKAVDEKYDYYEVQPKEGFYRLKVKLGLEKAELEALNPQLVGSELKAGMVLRVPKKVDDDVAGMISDEALVASNLTKRPFNRGTKHIAVLLPFKLNNVSFDSIQGTMNHIRKDNYLNISLEFHSGVLMALDSLKKLGISAKVDVYDTQNKTSTISDLIRNHNFEELDAVIGPLTQTNVEYTAERLSSLNVPVVSPITKTVKLTSNTFQSRASESLLKNKVINYFKERDSLTNTILIFDSESEPLNASLKSAFPRASVIRSRKDKKGKDEHYILVDDITKHLKPGKNVVFLETTTAGFASNVTSILNSLNTEDIQIILATTDMNRAFEGSEVSNHQLSNLRFHFASISKSYDDDLNNGFVKAYTKEYGLTPNKIAVRGFDVTMDVVLRLVTSTDLYASASDAPLTEYVENKFAYIKKSFGGYYNDTVYLLQYDDLKVVEVKD, from the coding sequence ATGAAAAAGTTTTTAGTCGTTTTTGTAATGCTTTTAATGGTGAGTAGCCATGTCTTTGCTCAAAATTATAAGACACATAAAGTAAAACAAAATGAAAAAATAGAGGATATTGCCAAAACGTATATGGTAACCGTTTACGATTTGTATGCTTTAAACCCTGATGCTAAAAACGGTTTAAAACCCAATATGGTTTTAATTATTCCGAAAACCGAAGTGCAAGCCGAATTGTCTACGGTTAAAGAACTTACTGGTTATAAACAACATCGTGTAAAACGAAAGGAGACGCTTTACAGTATTTCTAAAGACTATAAAGTTACCGAAAATGAAATCAAGAAAGCTAACACGTTTTTATATTCTGAACCTTTAAGAAAAGGGACAAAAATTAGAATCCCAATTTACGACACGAAGCAAGTTTTAGAAGAGGTTGCGACTGTGGTAGATATGACTAAGCCTTATGTGGTTTTACCAAAAGAAGGGAAATGGCGTGTAGCTTATAAATTTGGTTTAACAGTTGAAGATTTAGAAGCTTTAAATCCAGATATGGCTGAGGTTTTAAAAGTTGGAGATACTATTAAAGTACCTAATATTCCTGAAAGTAAAGAGAAAGCTGTAGACGAAAAATACGATTATTACGAGGTTCAACCAAAAGAAGGATTCTATCGTTTAAAAGTTAAATTAGGATTAGAAAAAGCAGAACTTGAAGCTTTAAACCCGCAATTAGTTGGGTCAGAATTAAAGGCCGGTATGGTATTGCGTGTACCTAAAAAAGTAGATGATGACGTAGCCGGAATGATTTCAGATGAAGCCTTAGTGGCTTCAAATTTAACGAAAAGACCATTTAATCGCGGTACAAAACACATTGCTGTTTTATTGCCTTTTAAATTGAATAACGTTTCTTTCGATTCTATTCAAGGCACAATGAATCATATTCGAAAAGATAATTATTTAAACATTTCTTTAGAATTTCATTCGGGTGTATTAATGGCTTTAGATTCGTTAAAAAAGTTAGGCATTTCTGCTAAGGTAGATGTGTACGATACGCAAAATAAAACAAGTACGATTAGCGACCTGATTCGAAATCATAATTTTGAAGAATTAGATGCGGTTATTGGGCCATTAACTCAGACTAATGTAGAATACACAGCAGAAAGATTAAGTAGTTTAAATGTGCCTGTGGTGTCACCAATTACTAAAACGGTGAAATTAACTAGCAACACGTTTCAGTCTCGTGCTTCTGAGAGCTTATTAAAAAATAAGGTTATAAATTATTTTAAAGAACGCGATAGTTTAACTAACACGATTTTAATTTTCGATTCGGAAAGCGAACCTCTTAATGCAAGTTTAAAGTCGGCTTTTCCCAGAGCATCTGTAATTAGATCCCGAAAGGATAAAAAAGGTAAAGACGAACATTATATTTTGGTAGATGATATTACAAAACATTTAAAACCTGGAAAAAATGTTGTGTTTTTGGAAACTACAACAGCAGGTTTTGCCTCGAATGTTACGAGTATTTTAAATTCATTAAACACAGAAGATATTCAAATTATTTTAGCTACTACAGATATGAACCGCGCGTTCGAAGGAAGCGAAGTTTCTAATCATCAGTTGTCTAATTTACGTTTTCATTTCGCGTCTATTTCAAAATCTTATGACGACGATTTAAATAATGGTTTTGTTAAGGCTTATACCAAAGAGTATGGTTTAACGCCAAATAAAATTGCAGTTAGAGGTTTTGATGTTACGATGGATGTTGTGTTACGTTTGGTAACTTCTACAGATTTATATGCCTCTGCTAGCGATGCCCCATTAACCGAATATGTAGAAAATAAATTTGCTTATATAAAGAAATCTTTTGGCGGCTATTATAACGATACAGTGTATTTATTGCAGTACGACGATTTAAAAGTTGTTGAAGTAAAAGACTAA
- a CDS encoding OsmC family protein yields the protein MTSKVTYLGGLRTENLHVNSGNTFVTDAPIDNNGKGEAFSPTDTVATGLANCMMTMMGIKARDLGVALEGTTAEVTKTMAADPRRISKIEVVFDFPIEADAKTRKILEHTANTCPVHYSLHPDIEKIITFNWK from the coding sequence ATGACATCTAAAGTGACTTACCTAGGTGGATTACGCACCGAAAATTTGCATGTTAATTCAGGAAATACCTTTGTTACCGATGCACCAATAGACAATAATGGTAAAGGAGAAGCTTTTTCTCCTACAGATACAGTAGCCACAGGATTAGCTAATTGTATGATGACCATGATGGGCATTAAAGCAAGAGATTTAGGCGTGGCTCTAGAGGGCACAACAGCAGAAGTAACTAAAACTATGGCGGCCGATCCTAGACGTATCTCTAAAATTGAAGTCGTATTTGATTTTCCCATTGAAGCAGATGCTAAAACGCGTAAAATTTTAGAACATACCGCAAATACCTGTCCGGTACATTATAGTCTGCATCCCGATATCGAGAAGATCATTACTTTTAATTGGAAGTAA
- a CDS encoding DUF3820 family protein — MDQLNGEILIELAYTKMPFGKYKDRFLIDLPEYYVVWYNSKGFPKGKLGDQLRMVYELKLNGLEDLIRNIKKKYPKPSKK, encoded by the coding sequence ATGGATCAGCTTAATGGCGAAATTTTAATTGAGTTGGCCTATACTAAAATGCCATTTGGTAAATATAAAGATCGATTTTTAATAGATTTACCAGAGTATTATGTGGTTTGGTATAATAGCAAAGGATTTCCGAAAGGGAAATTGGGCGACCAGCTACGTATGGTTTACGAGTTAAAACTAAACGGTTTAGAAGATTTAATTCGAAATATAAAGAAGAAGTATCCTAAGCCATCCAAAAAATAA
- a CDS encoding cation:proton antiporter: MEDFHLNILNLLAVLSAAWVGGVAARRLGYPAILGELVIGILLGPGLLGILELTVTIKVLSEVGILLLMVYIGIEIDFKDLKKASWPGFLASIGGFVVPFVLGYYSTIFFGGDAMAGMFVGMAVGVTSLATKSRILVDLKLLNTRIAYVLMAGALISDTLALLIFAGILSAAAMGEFDASGLLIVALKAIAFFAVTIAIGLFVLPRVGAYLSKFKSANSTFFFTIIIIVALAYAELAELAGMHSILGAFMAGLFIKDNLFPKKISKELHKAFYDVSIGFMAPIFFVSAGFMVNLNVFQTDLPMLLTIIFMAIIGKIIGAALFYLPTGLGWREGVTVGAGMNGRGAVEIIIAGIGLEMGIIDQKIFSILVFMAILTTMTVPFLLKWCTDWLRRRNELVMMNKREGILILGVNPISLLIADYFKAHTKVAFIDANQDIVLETQEKGYTCYQGNALEEDTLKEVQTQVVDTFIAATANTEVNILAAQLATETFQVPNTHVILSKSNYIAGIDILEMSNTSSLFASGIDLNHWFTKISNADYSEETETVTEATNSRTWMKNHKSEVLPLIIKNTNGNFRLFHFGETIEANEEVLFLN, translated from the coding sequence ATGGAAGACTTTCACTTAAACATACTAAATCTTTTGGCAGTTCTGTCTGCGGCGTGGGTAGGAGGAGTTGCTGCTCGACGTTTGGGATATCCTGCTATACTTGGTGAGCTGGTAATAGGTATTCTTTTAGGACCCGGCTTATTGGGGATCTTGGAGCTTACGGTAACTATAAAAGTACTTTCCGAAGTTGGGATTCTGTTATTAATGGTTTATATCGGTATCGAAATAGACTTTAAAGATTTAAAGAAAGCATCATGGCCTGGGTTTTTAGCCTCTATAGGAGGATTTGTAGTACCCTTTGTTTTAGGATACTATTCTACCATATTTTTTGGAGGAGATGCCATGGCAGGTATGTTTGTGGGAATGGCTGTGGGAGTTACATCTTTAGCTACCAAAAGTCGGATTTTGGTCGATTTAAAACTATTAAATACTAGAATAGCTTATGTGCTCATGGCAGGTGCTTTAATCTCGGACACCTTAGCGCTTTTAATTTTTGCAGGTATTTTAAGTGCGGCAGCAATGGGCGAGTTCGATGCTTCAGGACTTTTAATTGTAGCTTTAAAGGCTATCGCTTTCTTTGCAGTAACCATTGCAATAGGCTTATTTGTATTGCCTAGAGTCGGGGCGTATCTTTCAAAATTTAAATCGGCGAACAGTACTTTTTTCTTTACGATTATAATAATTGTAGCTTTAGCTTATGCCGAACTTGCAGAGTTAGCTGGAATGCATAGTATTTTAGGTGCTTTTATGGCAGGTTTATTTATAAAAGATAATTTGTTTCCTAAAAAGATTTCTAAAGAGCTACACAAAGCATTTTACGATGTATCTATAGGGTTTATGGCTCCTATCTTTTTTGTGTCTGCTGGATTTATGGTAAATCTTAATGTGTTTCAAACTGATTTGCCGATGTTGTTAACCATAATTTTTATGGCGATAATTGGTAAAATTATTGGAGCAGCATTATTTTACTTGCCAACAGGATTGGGATGGAGAGAAGGAGTTACTGTAGGGGCGGGAATGAATGGTCGTGGTGCCGTAGAAATCATTATTGCAGGAATTGGTTTAGAAATGGGAATTATCGATCAGAAAATATTTTCCATATTGGTGTTTATGGCTATTTTAACCACTATGACGGTGCCTTTCTTACTAAAATGGTGTACAGATTGGCTAAGACGACGCAACGAATTAGTAATGATGAATAAACGTGAGGGTATTCTAATTTTAGGAGTTAACCCCATAAGTTTATTGATTGCTGATTATTTTAAAGCACATACTAAGGTTGCTTTTATAGATGCAAATCAGGATATTGTTTTAGAAACACAAGAAAAAGGGTATACGTGTTATCAAGGAAATGCCTTAGAAGAAGATACGTTAAAAGAAGTCCAAACTCAAGTGGTAGATACTTTTATTGCTGCCACTGCAAATACAGAAGTTAATATTTTGGCAGCTCAGCTTGCAACGGAAACTTTTCAGGTGCCAAATACCCACGTTATATTGTCAAAAAGTAATTATATAGCAGGAATCGATATTTTAGAAATGAGTAATACTTCAAGTTTATTTGCTTCAGGAATTGATTTAAATCATTGGTTTACTAAAATTAGTAACGCAGATTATAGCGAAGAAACGGAAACTGTCACTGAAGCAACCAATAGCCGAACATGGATGAAAAACCACAAAAGTGAGGTCTTACCTTTAATAATAAAAAATACCAATGGAAACTTCCGCTTATTTCATTTTGGAGAAACTATAGAGGCTAATGAAGAAGTCCTTTTCTTAAACTAA
- a CDS encoding CTP synthase: MTTTTKYIFVTGGVTSSLGKGIIAASLAKLLQSQGYRATIQKLDPYINVDPGTLNPYEHGECYVTDDGAETDLDLGHYERFLNTPTSQANNVTTGKIYQSVIEKERRGEFLGKTVQVIPHITDEIKERIQILGKSGDYDIVITEIGGTVGDIESLPYVEAVRQLRWDLGENNGIVIHLTLVPFLSAAGELKTKPTQHSVKTLMESGVQADILVCRTEHHLPKDLRTKLALFCNVREEAVIQSIDASTIYDVPNLMLEEGLDKVVLKKLNLNSSVPDLTRWNEFLTRHKNPKGEITIGLIGKYVELQDSYKSILEAFIHAGAENEVKVNVEPIHSEYINADNVKLKLAHLNGVLVAPGFGERGIEGKIDAVRYVRENNIPFLGICLGMQMAVIEYSRNVLGIADANSTEMDANTPNPVISIMEEQKNITDMGGTMRLGSWECTLKDNSIARKVYGSELIEERHRHRYEFNSDYRDAIEKAGMLATGVNSKTNLVEIVEVPAHPWFVGVQYHPEYKSTVANPHPLFVEFVKAALKSKKK; the protein is encoded by the coding sequence ATGACAACTACAACAAAGTACATTTTCGTAACCGGTGGTGTTACATCATCTTTAGGAAAAGGAATTATTGCCGCATCTTTGGCAAAATTATTACAATCGCAAGGTTACAGAGCAACCATACAAAAATTAGACCCTTATATTAACGTCGATCCAGGAACATTAAACCCTTACGAACATGGTGAGTGTTATGTTACCGATGATGGTGCAGAAACCGATTTAGATTTAGGTCATTATGAGCGTTTTTTAAACACACCTACAAGTCAGGCGAATAACGTAACAACTGGTAAAATTTACCAAAGTGTTATTGAAAAGGAACGCCGTGGCGAATTCTTAGGGAAAACCGTACAGGTAATTCCTCATATTACCGACGAAATTAAAGAGCGTATTCAAATATTAGGAAAGTCGGGTGATTACGATATTGTAATTACCGAAATTGGTGGAACGGTAGGTGATATCGAATCTTTACCTTATGTAGAAGCTGTAAGACAATTACGTTGGGATTTAGGCGAAAATAACGGTATTGTTATTCATTTAACTTTAGTGCCATTTTTGTCTGCTGCGGGCGAGTTAAAAACAAAACCTACACAACACAGTGTAAAAACGTTAATGGAAAGCGGAGTACAAGCCGATATTTTAGTGTGTAGAACCGAGCACCATTTACCAAAAGATTTACGTACTAAATTAGCATTGTTTTGTAATGTAAGAGAAGAAGCAGTTATTCAATCTATCGATGCTTCTACCATTTACGATGTGCCTAATTTAATGTTAGAAGAAGGCCTAGATAAAGTGGTACTTAAAAAATTAAACTTAAATAGTAGTGTACCAGATTTAACACGTTGGAATGAATTTTTAACGCGGCATAAAAATCCGAAAGGTGAAATTACTATTGGTTTAATTGGTAAGTATGTAGAATTACAAGATTCTTATAAATCTATTTTAGAAGCTTTTATTCATGCAGGTGCAGAAAACGAAGTTAAAGTAAATGTAGAGCCTATACATTCAGAATATATTAATGCCGACAACGTTAAACTAAAACTAGCCCATTTAAATGGTGTGTTAGTAGCTCCTGGTTTTGGAGAGCGTGGTATTGAAGGTAAAATAGATGCCGTTCGTTATGTAAGAGAAAACAATATTCCGTTTTTAGGTATTTGTTTAGGAATGCAAATGGCGGTTATAGAATATTCTAGAAATGTGTTAGGTATTGCCGATGCAAATTCTACAGAAATGGATGCGAATACACCAAATCCGGTAATTAGCATTATGGAAGAGCAAAAGAATATTACTGATATGGGTGGAACCATGCGTTTAGGATCTTGGGAATGTACTTTAAAAGATAATAGTATTGCTAGAAAAGTATACGGATCTGAACTTATTGAAGAGCGCCACAGACACCGTTACGAATTTAATAGCGATTACAGAGACGCTATAGAAAAAGCAGGAATGTTGGCAACAGGAGTAAACTCTAAAACAAACTTAGTAGAGATTGTAGAAGTACCAGCTCACCCTTGGTTTGTTGGTGTACAATACCATCCAGAATATAAAAGTACGGTAGCAAATCCGCACCCTTTATTTGTAGAGTTTGTGAAAGCCGCTTTAAAAAGTAAGAAAAAATAG